A single region of the Lysinibacillus sp. B2A1 genome encodes:
- a CDS encoding methyl-accepting chemotaxis protein: MKKSRSIALKLSSLIIGIFLLLFFAYTMITGIILKNQSVDDAENATLETAEFSAAKMSERFKKANTTLLTTKRIVESMEKKGEVSAHAILDIMETNLVNNDDLLGVGVILEQNIANVKPIALTTLLEQNTMKIDSSTYAALTDSKNRFIPYLSKDGGGITAAAIEGIDDKSVSEWYWVPKDEGRSVLTEPYDYNVNGKTVLMTTISVPLVNASGKFFGIMTADLSIDYLNGLTESVKPDGGYAAIITNKGILTANSIGATLDGLNMQDHLDWTSIKQTMDNGEVKSMYMDSDELKENSFNVFSPMVLEGIDETWTVQVVLPKSKILETYNQVFIFTIAASIIIVVLMSAASALFIYRQLKPLKFLRASIETAADGDLTQRVDEKYIKADEIGAVALAYNTMLDQTNSAIKTVLNSTTLLNQSSNHVHEAFNEIVASSQEVSVAINEIAQGASKQSEDTEETNYRMIDLSDQIDAITALSNEMDELSNKTRLTTDKGMQEVESLRDRNAETNAMNGRIQQQMESLASNIANINQIIASIQGITEQTNLLALNASIEAARAGEHGKGFAVVAEEVRKLAEQSKNETDIIKQTVDSILANSQQTVAVIASNAGLMQSQNESVQGTEVAFKDNSELSRSIASSINKLMDKLSYMLEHKNQAIMAIQSISAISEETAASAEQVSASAIDQQAELQKVAESINNMNEISKELQEVVNRFKLA; encoded by the coding sequence ATGAAAAAATCTAGAAGTATTGCTTTAAAGCTATCTTCTCTAATAATAGGAATATTTTTACTATTATTTTTTGCTTATACGATGATAACAGGCATTATTTTAAAAAATCAGAGTGTTGATGATGCAGAAAATGCAACGCTTGAAACTGCTGAATTTTCTGCAGCAAAAATGAGTGAGCGCTTTAAGAAAGCCAATACTACTTTACTTACAACGAAACGTATTGTTGAAAGTATGGAAAAGAAAGGTGAGGTTTCCGCACACGCTATTTTAGATATCATGGAAACCAATTTAGTGAATAATGATGATCTGCTTGGGGTAGGCGTTATTTTAGAGCAAAATATTGCAAACGTAAAACCGATAGCTCTTACGACTTTATTAGAACAGAATACTATGAAAATAGATTCATCTACATATGCTGCATTAACTGATTCAAAAAATCGCTTTATACCTTACTTAAGTAAGGATGGCGGCGGTATTACTGCTGCTGCTATTGAAGGGATTGATGATAAAAGTGTGTCCGAATGGTATTGGGTACCAAAAGACGAAGGACGATCAGTTCTAACAGAGCCCTATGATTATAATGTGAATGGAAAGACAGTCCTAATGACAACTATTTCTGTTCCATTAGTGAATGCTTCAGGGAAATTTTTCGGCATAATGACAGCTGATTTATCCATCGATTATTTAAATGGATTGACAGAGTCGGTCAAGCCAGATGGTGGTTATGCGGCGATTATTACAAATAAGGGTATTTTAACGGCGAATAGCATTGGTGCTACATTAGATGGATTAAATATGCAGGATCATTTGGATTGGACAAGCATTAAACAAACGATGGATAATGGTGAAGTAAAAAGCATGTATATGGACTCTGATGAATTGAAAGAAAATTCTTTTAATGTTTTTTCTCCAATGGTATTAGAGGGAATTGATGAAACATGGACTGTGCAAGTGGTGCTACCTAAATCAAAAATTTTAGAGACCTATAATCAGGTGTTTATTTTTACAATTGCTGCATCTATTATTATAGTGGTTTTGATGTCTGCCGCTAGTGCACTATTTATTTATAGACAATTAAAGCCATTAAAGTTTTTACGTGCATCTATTGAAACAGCAGCTGATGGTGATTTAACACAAAGAGTGGATGAGAAATATATTAAAGCTGATGAGATTGGTGCTGTTGCACTGGCTTATAATACTATGTTGGATCAAACAAATAGTGCCATAAAAACAGTGCTAAATTCTACAACACTACTGAATCAATCATCCAATCATGTTCATGAGGCATTTAATGAAATAGTGGCTTCAAGTCAAGAGGTATCTGTAGCTATTAATGAAATTGCTCAAGGGGCGTCTAAGCAATCGGAGGATACAGAAGAGACAAACTATCGAATGATTGATTTATCCGATCAAATTGATGCTATTACCGCTTTATCGAATGAAATGGATGAGTTATCAAATAAAACGAGACTTACTACTGACAAAGGCATGCAAGAGGTTGAAAGCTTACGTGACCGTAACGCAGAGACAAATGCCATGAATGGTCGTATTCAGCAGCAAATGGAGTCTCTGGCATCTAATATCGCCAATATTAATCAGATAATCGCATCTATTCAAGGTATTACGGAGCAAACGAATTTATTAGCTTTAAATGCAAGTATAGAAGCGGCTCGTGCTGGCGAGCATGGCAAAGGCTTTGCAGTTGTTGCAGAGGAAGTGCGAAAGCTAGCAGAGCAATCAAAAAATGAAACAGATATAATTAAGCAAACAGTGGATAGTATACTTGCAAACTCTCAGCAAACCGTTGCTGTTATTGCTTCAAATGCAGGACTTATGCAGTCACAAAATGAGTCTGTACAAGGGACAGAGGTAGCATTTAAAGATAACAGTGAGCTGTCACGCTCTATCGCTTCTTCGATCAATAAGCTAATGGATAAGCTGTCGTATATGCTGGAGCATAAAAATCAAGCAATTATGGCAATCCAAAGTATCTCTGCTATTTCAGAGGAGACAGCTGCATCAGCGGAACAGGTGAGTGCTTCTGCTATCGATCAACAAGCGGAGCTGCAAAAGGTGGCGGAATCCATCAATAATATGAATGAGATTTCAAAGGAATTACAAGAGGTTGTTAATCGATTTAAGCTAGCTTAA
- a CDS encoding DNA-binding response regulator, whose product MRIVLVDDEHLPLTRLKTLLEKSKVPKIDIVGEYTDSLEVIAQIQALRPDVAFLDIVMPDMDGLALGEKLQELLPNVEIVFTTGYDKYAIDAFNLHAIDYLLKPVQEIRLQKTLERLQRVIENNQQMATKQKMIQLLGGIKVITPEGKVQLMKWRTSKAKELFAYMLSNRNEIIYRDTILELFWPESDMDKASKQLYTAIYTIRQTLKNYGLEGVQISSPLLNSGYKLLVENVVIDVEQWLDHLKALPPLQENTADKHERVSQAYTGDYLGDSDYLWSEGERERLRRLWLRHAQQLSEFYISNKQYAAAVRVQERIQIISPDEEESYFTLMKLYDLLNNSAAVEEQYWQLRKMLQEQLAVEPSVEIEGWYRSWRKISTTSHVDVLN is encoded by the coding sequence ATGAGGATCGTGTTAGTAGATGATGAACATTTACCATTAACGAGACTGAAAACCTTACTTGAAAAGAGTAAAGTCCCGAAAATTGATATAGTTGGGGAATATACAGACTCTCTAGAAGTCATTGCTCAAATACAAGCGCTGCGACCTGATGTTGCATTTCTAGATATTGTCATGCCAGATATGGATGGTCTTGCATTAGGAGAAAAGCTACAAGAGCTATTGCCAAATGTTGAGATTGTCTTTACTACAGGTTATGACAAATATGCTATAGATGCTTTTAATTTGCATGCAATAGACTATCTATTAAAGCCTGTGCAAGAAATACGCTTGCAAAAAACATTAGAACGGCTCCAAAGGGTAATCGAAAATAATCAGCAAATGGCAACGAAGCAAAAGATGATTCAGCTGCTGGGCGGCATTAAAGTTATTACACCTGAAGGTAAGGTGCAATTAATGAAATGGCGGACATCGAAAGCAAAAGAGCTATTCGCTTATATGCTTAGCAATCGCAATGAAATAATTTATCGTGATACTATATTAGAGCTATTTTGGCCAGAATCGGATATGGATAAAGCGTCCAAGCAACTTTATACAGCTATTTATACCATCCGTCAAACATTAAAAAATTATGGATTAGAGGGCGTTCAAATATCAAGCCCATTGTTAAATTCGGGTTATAAATTACTGGTGGAAAATGTAGTAATTGATGTAGAACAATGGTTGGATCATTTAAAAGCTTTACCCCCTCTACAAGAAAATACAGCAGATAAACATGAACGGGTGTCCCAAGCCTATACAGGAGATTATTTAGGGGATAGCGATTATCTTTGGTCTGAGGGAGAAAGGGAACGGCTCAGACGATTATGGTTGCGCCACGCACAGCAATTAAGTGAATTTTATATAAGTAACAAACAATATGCTGCAGCAGTGAGAGTACAGGAGAGGATCCAAATAATCTCTCCAGATGAAGAAGAAAGCTATTTCACCTTAATGAAGCTATATGATTTGCTCAATAATTCCGCTGCCGTAGAAGAGCAATATTGGCAACTTAGAAAAATGCTACAAGAGCAATTAGCAGTGGAGCCTAGTGTGGAAATTGAAGGATGGTATAGAAGTTGGAGAAAGATTAGTACAACATCGCATGTTGATGTTTTAAATTGA
- a CDS encoding histidine kinase has product MMKKKILSKNLMIFLIAGIFFCLLTLLRFAWLDFTNVPDGVSAKQGTVDLRAIDTSYDFKIKLQGEWALYPDTLLASEKSSVHDEQKVYSNQPESWNKYFKELSDGQYGSYRLIILKQHNAPQMYGMTIPEGLAPYELYVNGQLIGGLGNLKSDNERTAPISRPITYYFTLDSNESEIIIQGVQTNRYSQGGFTKEVIFGDLQSMEKSKFFSISTQIAVCLVFLFYLLFAVLLVGIGIRSKSLIYFAMIIIFTCITILVSSNKIIYMYLPINWIWANKLFYFSYIINMLFFVLFLRELVKEYSKPPKILNVVPILCITYLVFIILSPIEYIFKTKIIFTTIFIVSPIIITVFILYIVIKGQKGIVFLLLTGTAVAGNSLFFSIRQNTTLPYSHYPFDLLIAITALSAYWFTRYFQTTLQTEKLSVKLQKEIDTKDDFLANTSHELRNPLHGMMSIAQTLLVKQNSDLPEKNNDDVKLLLTIGNHMSYMLDDLLDLVQLKEKTLRLHPKAINVHNLASGVSNIFLFMLKGKPIELIIKMSKDLPPVLADETRLIQIFTNLIHNAIKFTEKGSITIDAELVGKKMYISVTDTGIGIEKNIQERIFEPYEQADSSMTSIGGGLGLGLSICHELVTLHGGKMSLSSTVGKGSTFTFSLPITNEQVDNDTKINVDNDASLSKYASLLSSLSKFEDEIAAVTEKETLVTSHSRILIVDDDAVNLQVLANALSTEAYDIETAISGSEALEKLQNNSFDLVISDIMMPHMSGYELAKKIREQFSISELPILFLTARQQRVDIQLAFLSGANDYVKKPMEYVELKSRVHALVRVKQSSEERLRIEAAWLQAQIQPHFFFNTLSSIISLHGVDNEQMEKLLLAFSDYLQMSFDFQNVDLAVPIDYELKLVRSYLAIEQIRFGDRIQVIWDIPENMELSVPPLSIQTLVENAIQHGILPKRGGGNVIIRITEVEQYFTVAISDNGVGFDNTIPQKKTSVGLVNTQQRLKQLFNAELTIESVVGQGTTISFPIPKK; this is encoded by the coding sequence ATGATGAAGAAGAAAATACTCTCAAAAAATTTAATGATTTTTCTAATTGCTGGTATATTTTTTTGCTTACTTACATTACTCCGTTTCGCTTGGTTGGATTTCACAAATGTTCCAGATGGAGTCTCTGCAAAACAAGGAACCGTTGATTTAAGAGCTATCGATACAAGCTATGATTTTAAAATTAAACTACAAGGAGAATGGGCGTTATATCCAGATACTTTACTCGCATCAGAAAAATCATCTGTACATGATGAACAAAAAGTTTATTCCAACCAACCCGAGTCCTGGAATAAATACTTTAAAGAGCTTAGTGATGGCCAATATGGTTCTTATCGCTTAATCATTCTAAAACAACACAATGCACCTCAAATGTATGGTATGACAATACCTGAAGGATTAGCACCTTACGAGCTATATGTAAATGGGCAACTAATTGGCGGACTAGGCAATCTGAAATCAGACAACGAACGGACTGCCCCGATTAGTAGACCTATTACCTACTATTTTACCTTAGACTCGAATGAAAGTGAGATTATTATACAGGGCGTTCAAACGAATCGTTATTCACAGGGTGGATTTACAAAAGAGGTTATTTTTGGTGATTTGCAATCAATGGAAAAATCAAAGTTCTTTTCCATCTCCACTCAGATAGCTGTATGTCTGGTTTTTTTATTTTATCTTCTCTTTGCTGTTTTACTTGTTGGAATTGGTATTCGAAGTAAATCACTCATCTATTTTGCCATGATCATTATCTTTACTTGTATAACTATACTTGTTTCAAGCAATAAAATTATTTATATGTATTTACCTATTAATTGGATTTGGGCAAATAAACTATTTTATTTTTCCTATATTATTAATATGTTATTTTTCGTGTTATTTCTACGAGAATTAGTGAAGGAATATTCAAAACCACCAAAAATATTAAATGTTGTTCCAATACTATGTATAACTTATTTAGTATTTATCATCCTATCCCCAATCGAGTATATCTTTAAAACCAAAATTATTTTCACAACAATATTTATTGTTTCTCCTATTATTATAACTGTTTTCATACTTTATATAGTAATAAAAGGACAAAAAGGAATCGTATTTTTATTATTAACAGGTACCGCTGTTGCTGGTAATTCACTATTTTTTTCAATAAGGCAGAATACTACCTTACCTTACAGTCATTATCCATTTGATCTCTTGATCGCTATCACAGCATTATCAGCTTATTGGTTTACACGTTACTTCCAAACAACGCTGCAAACCGAAAAGCTTTCTGTTAAGCTCCAAAAGGAAATAGATACAAAGGATGATTTTCTGGCAAATACTTCACATGAGCTTCGCAATCCGCTTCATGGCATGATGAGTATTGCCCAAACACTATTGGTGAAGCAAAATTCTGATCTTCCCGAAAAAAATAATGATGATGTAAAGCTACTTCTAACAATTGGCAATCATATGTCCTACATGCTGGATGATTTACTCGATTTAGTGCAATTAAAAGAGAAAACACTCCGTCTTCATCCAAAGGCCATTAATGTGCATAATCTAGCAAGCGGCGTAAGTAATATATTCCTTTTTATGCTAAAAGGAAAGCCTATAGAGCTTATTATTAAAATGTCAAAAGATTTACCGCCTGTCTTAGCGGACGAAACTCGGCTTATTCAAATTTTCACCAATTTAATTCACAATGCTATTAAATTTACAGAAAAAGGATCTATTACTATAGATGCTGAATTGGTCGGTAAAAAAATGTATATTTCAGTTACAGATACGGGAATCGGTATTGAGAAAAACATACAGGAAAGAATATTTGAACCATACGAGCAAGCAGATTCCAGCATGACATCTATTGGAGGTGGGCTTGGTCTAGGCTTAAGTATTTGCCATGAGCTAGTAACCCTTCATGGAGGAAAAATGTCATTGTCGTCCACTGTTGGCAAAGGCTCTACCTTTACTTTCTCATTACCAATAACGAATGAACAAGTGGACAATGATACGAAAATAAACGTTGACAACGATGCTTCTCTTTCTAAATATGCCTCCTTACTAAGTAGTCTCTCAAAATTTGAAGACGAAATAGCAGCGGTTACTGAAAAAGAAACGCTAGTGACTAGCCATTCGAGAATTTTAATTGTTGATGATGATGCAGTAAACCTGCAGGTACTTGCCAATGCGCTTTCTACGGAGGCTTATGATATTGAAACGGCAATAAGTGGGTCCGAAGCGCTGGAAAAGTTACAGAATAATAGCTTCGATTTGGTCATTTCCGATATTATGATGCCGCATATGTCAGGCTATGAATTGGCGAAGAAAATTCGTGAACAATTCTCCATTTCTGAATTACCCATCTTGTTCCTAACAGCACGTCAGCAAAGAGTGGATATACAGCTCGCCTTTTTAAGTGGAGCGAATGACTATGTCAAAAAACCAATGGAATATGTGGAGCTTAAGTCAAGGGTCCATGCACTCGTTCGAGTAAAGCAGTCGAGTGAGGAACGCCTACGAATCGAGGCAGCTTGGCTACAGGCACAAATTCAGCCCCACTTTTTCTTTAATACACTGAGCTCGATTATTTCGTTGCATGGCGTGGATAATGAGCAAATGGAGAAGCTATTATTAGCATTTAGTGATTATTTACAAATGAGCTTCGATTTTCAAAATGTCGATTTGGCCGTACCTATTGACTATGAATTAAAGCTTGTGCGCTCTTATCTAGCCATTGAGCAAATTCGATTTGGGGATAGAATTCAGGTTATTTGGGATATACCAGAGAATATGGAGCTGTCGGTTCCCCCTCTATCCATTCAAACACTCGTGGAGAACGCCATCCAGCATGGCATTTTACCAAAACGTGGAGGCGGAAACGTGATAATTCGCATTACAGAGGTAGAGCAATATTTTACTGTAGCCATTTCCGATAATGGTGTTGGCTTTGATAATACCATACCCCAAAAGAAAACAAGCGTTGGTCTTGTCAATACACAACAACGCCTAAAACAATTATTTAATGCAGAACTAACTATAGAAAGTGTAGTTGGACAAGGCACAACCATCTCATTCCCAATTCCTAAAAAATAA
- a CDS encoding transporter has protein sequence MMYLGMIFFQIVAPILVLLVLGAMLQKKFRFNLKALSQLITYCFMPAAVFVNLYETSVELSVLGEVAIFIVLFIGSQMVLSHFLAKGLGLVKTEAAVFKNSVVLINSGNYGIPVAQMIFVTQPIGVAIQVILVIFQNMTTYTYGLYNLISSTKSGISIVKDFLKMPIIHALIIGVAMNYFDIAVPQFIKIPIDHVAEGFIAVALITLGAQLSQLEIKSMFNKTVIISCFTRLILGPAVALLIIYLLGLDGVVAQSLFIASAFPTSRNSSSLALEYDIESATAAQTVLFSTIVSCITVTIVIYLAELLFLS, from the coding sequence ATGATGTATCTCGGTATGATTTTCTTCCAGATTGTTGCTCCTATCTTAGTGCTTCTTGTGCTTGGCGCGATGTTGCAAAAGAAATTTCGCTTCAATCTAAAAGCACTCTCTCAGCTTATTACCTATTGCTTTATGCCAGCTGCTGTTTTTGTTAATTTATATGAAACAAGCGTGGAGCTCTCTGTGCTGGGAGAAGTTGCGATATTTATTGTACTTTTTATCGGCAGTCAAATGGTGCTAAGCCATTTTTTAGCAAAAGGACTTGGTTTAGTTAAAACAGAGGCTGCAGTGTTTAAAAATAGTGTTGTCCTTATTAACTCAGGAAACTACGGGATTCCTGTTGCGCAAATGATATTCGTGACACAGCCAATCGGCGTAGCGATACAGGTTATTCTTGTGATATTCCAAAATATGACTACCTATACATATGGCTTATACAACTTAATTTCCTCTACAAAATCAGGTATATCTATTGTAAAGGATTTCCTTAAGATGCCTATTATACATGCCCTTATTATAGGGGTAGCGATGAATTATTTTGATATTGCAGTGCCACAATTTATTAAAATTCCAATAGATCATGTGGCAGAAGGTTTTATTGCTGTGGCATTAATCACGTTAGGTGCACAACTATCACAGCTTGAAATTAAATCCATGTTTAATAAAACCGTCATTATTAGCTGTTTTACACGATTAATTTTAGGACCAGCAGTTGCTTTACTCATTATTTATTTACTCGGCTTAGATGGGGTAGTGGCACAATCATTATTTATCGCTAGTGCTTTTCCAACATCCCGAAATAGCTCTAGTTTAGCATTAGAGTATGATATCGAATCAGCAACAGCTGCTCAAACTGTTTTATTTTCAACAATAGTGAGCTGTATTACAGTAACAATTGTTATTTATCTAGCAGAACTATTATTTCTTTCATAA